One Microbacterium sp. W4I20 DNA window includes the following coding sequences:
- a CDS encoding TetR/AcrR family transcriptional regulator, whose translation MRDFPEPRAAVVAAALELFQAQGFEQTSVEQIAKAAGVSRSTFFRQFGGKEDVVFADHEVLLERLKEFLAEGHEDPWGAVCAASESVFAHFANDPDLARRRYQVVRQVPVLREREIITVFRYERLFDDYLRGALLGVDPLDAVGFAALVTAVHNHVLRQLLRGKKKVPLSTLQTALADVRRRYGVGEDAAAGAPDDVVVAVFPRSMPIAEVTRRLRSKLD comes from the coding sequence ATGCGAGACTTCCCCGAACCGCGCGCCGCCGTCGTCGCCGCAGCCCTCGAGCTCTTCCAGGCCCAGGGGTTCGAGCAGACCTCCGTGGAGCAGATCGCCAAGGCCGCCGGCGTCTCGCGATCGACCTTCTTCCGCCAGTTCGGCGGCAAAGAGGACGTGGTCTTCGCCGACCACGAGGTGCTGCTCGAGCGACTGAAGGAGTTCCTCGCCGAAGGGCACGAAGACCCCTGGGGCGCCGTGTGCGCGGCATCCGAATCGGTCTTCGCCCACTTCGCGAACGACCCCGACCTCGCCCGTCGCCGCTATCAGGTCGTGCGCCAGGTGCCGGTGCTGCGCGAGCGCGAGATCATCACGGTGTTCCGCTACGAGCGACTGTTCGACGACTACCTGCGCGGGGCGCTGCTCGGGGTCGATCCGCTCGACGCCGTCGGGTTCGCGGCGCTCGTGACCGCGGTCCACAACCATGTCCTGCGCCAGCTGCTGCGCGGCAAGAAGAAGGTGCCGCTGTCGACGCTGCAGACGGCGCTGGCCGACGTCCGGCGGCGCTACGGCGTGGGCGAGGATGCTGCCGCCGGCGCTCCCGACGACGTCGTCGTAGCGGTCTTCCCGCGCTCGATGCCGATCGCCGAGGTCACCCGCCGCCTGCGTTCGAAGCTCGACTAG
- a CDS encoding acyl-CoA dehydrogenase family protein encodes MSTEASPFPGERVSSYDITGRQDSDYYAVFTDIPAADREAWDRAKAYIEEVGPQMADAWDRAEYPLEAARRMGEMDLVVDGIEHPALTHLSPLAAGLVNMEISRGDGSLGTILAVQGGLALRTLALFGSPAQQEKWLTALADGSVLGSFALTEPDHGSDSVSLETVARRDGDSWIIRGAKKWIGNGASGGITFVWARVDDESADEHGAVRCFLVEQDTPGYTGSVITGKASLRAIHQAHIRLDGVRVPLDAVLPGAKSFRDASTVLYATRSGVAWSALGHATACYEASLAYAKARIQFGKPLAKFQMVQERLTHMLEDLTAMQLYCRRMADLETAGELRPTQASLAKFHNTRAARRVASIARDLLGGNGILLENGVMQHMADIEAIHTYEGTESVQALLLGRDITGMSAFA; translated from the coding sequence ATGAGCACCGAAGCCTCCCCCTTCCCCGGCGAGCGCGTCTCGTCTTACGACATCACCGGCCGTCAGGACAGCGACTACTACGCCGTCTTCACCGACATCCCCGCGGCCGACCGCGAAGCGTGGGACCGCGCGAAGGCCTACATCGAAGAGGTCGGCCCGCAGATGGCGGATGCCTGGGACCGGGCCGAGTACCCGCTCGAGGCCGCAAGACGCATGGGTGAGATGGACCTGGTCGTCGACGGCATCGAGCACCCCGCACTCACGCACCTCTCCCCTCTGGCCGCCGGACTCGTGAACATGGAGATCTCCCGAGGCGACGGCTCCCTCGGCACGATCCTCGCCGTGCAGGGCGGACTCGCGCTGCGCACGCTGGCGCTCTTCGGCTCACCCGCCCAACAGGAGAAGTGGCTCACCGCCCTTGCCGACGGCTCCGTCCTCGGCTCCTTCGCGCTCACCGAGCCCGACCACGGCTCGGACTCGGTCTCGCTCGAGACCGTCGCCCGTCGCGATGGAGACAGTTGGATCATCCGCGGTGCGAAGAAGTGGATCGGCAACGGCGCCTCGGGCGGGATCACGTTCGTGTGGGCCCGCGTGGATGACGAGTCGGCCGACGAGCACGGCGCCGTGCGGTGCTTCCTCGTCGAGCAGGACACCCCCGGGTACACCGGCTCGGTCATCACCGGGAAGGCCTCGCTGCGCGCCATCCACCAGGCGCACATCCGGCTCGACGGCGTGCGTGTGCCCCTCGATGCCGTTCTTCCCGGGGCGAAGAGCTTCCGCGACGCCTCGACCGTGCTCTACGCGACCCGCTCGGGCGTCGCCTGGTCGGCCCTCGGACACGCGACCGCCTGCTACGAGGCCTCCCTCGCCTACGCGAAGGCGCGCATCCAGTTCGGGAAGCCGCTGGCGAAGTTCCAGATGGTGCAGGAACGCCTGACCCACATGCTCGAAGACCTCACCGCGATGCAGCTCTACTGCCGCCGGATGGCCGACCTCGAGACGGCGGGTGAGCTGCGTCCGACCCAGGCGTCACTGGCGAAATTCCACAACACCCGCGCCGCACGCCGGGTCGCGTCGATCGCCCGCGATCTGCTCGGCGGCAACGGCATCCTGCTCGAGAACGGCGTCATGCAGCACATGGCCGACATCGAGGCGATACACACCTACGAGGGCACCGAGAGCGTGCAGGCGCTGCTGCTGGGCCGCGACATCACCGGGATGAGCGCGTTCGCCTGA
- a CDS encoding NAD(P)/FAD-dependent oxidoreductase encodes MARATVIGSGPNGLAAAVALARGGYEVRVLEAAETAGGGVRTHESTLPGFRHDVCSAVHPAAFASPFLRAFGLAERIEWIHPEISYAHPLDGGRAAIAWRDIERTAAALGVDERAWLSRVRPLSSHMDGLADFTGNQLLRIPRDPITAVRYAIRMLDQGTPLAAQAFLTDEAAALMSGVVAHANSPQPTLAGAAAGLLLASLAHAGGWPYPRGGSQRIADTMIADLEAHGGSIETGVRATDLDELDWGDAARGDILVLNTSPRLALTHPDVPSGYARSIRAYRYGPGAAKVDFALDGPIPWANPEVAKAPTVHLGGTRAEIWASENAVAAGRVSDRPYVLAVQPSVLDATRAPEGKAVLWAYIHVPNGSELDPTELITAQVDRFAPGFRDRILAHHAVPASSREAINPAEIGGDISGGVFDIRQALRRPVLSPSPWRTPMRGVYLASASTPPGPAVNGMAGWHAARTALRDAGRPAELDDLFG; translated from the coding sequence ATGGCACGGGCGACGGTCATCGGTTCCGGTCCCAACGGACTCGCTGCCGCTGTCGCGCTCGCGCGCGGCGGCTATGAGGTGCGGGTGCTCGAGGCGGCGGAGACGGCCGGTGGCGGGGTGCGCACGCACGAGTCGACCCTGCCGGGCTTCCGCCACGACGTCTGCTCGGCCGTCCACCCTGCGGCCTTCGCCTCGCCGTTCCTCCGGGCCTTCGGGCTCGCCGAGCGCATCGAATGGATCCACCCGGAGATCTCCTACGCGCATCCGCTCGACGGCGGCCGCGCGGCGATCGCCTGGCGCGACATCGAACGCACCGCCGCAGCCCTCGGCGTGGACGAGCGGGCGTGGTTGTCGCGGGTGCGCCCGTTGAGCTCGCACATGGACGGGCTCGCCGACTTCACCGGCAACCAGCTGCTGCGCATCCCCCGGGACCCGATCACCGCGGTCCGCTATGCGATCCGGATGCTGGACCAGGGCACTCCGCTCGCCGCCCAGGCCTTCCTCACCGACGAGGCCGCGGCGTTGATGTCGGGTGTCGTCGCGCACGCCAACTCGCCGCAGCCGACGCTCGCGGGCGCCGCCGCAGGACTGCTGCTCGCCTCGCTGGCTCACGCGGGCGGCTGGCCGTATCCGCGCGGCGGGTCTCAGCGGATCGCCGACACGATGATCGCCGACCTCGAGGCCCACGGCGGGAGCATCGAGACCGGCGTTCGGGCGACGGATCTCGACGAGCTGGACTGGGGCGATGCTGCGCGCGGCGACATCCTCGTGCTCAACACCTCGCCGCGGCTCGCGCTGACCCACCCGGACGTGCCGTCGGGATATGCCCGGAGTATCAGGGCGTACCGATACGGCCCGGGGGCGGCGAAGGTGGACTTCGCACTCGACGGACCGATCCCCTGGGCGAACCCTGAGGTGGCGAAGGCACCGACCGTGCACCTCGGCGGCACCAGGGCCGAGATCTGGGCGAGCGAGAACGCCGTCGCGGCCGGACGGGTGAGCGATCGACCCTACGTGCTGGCGGTGCAGCCGTCGGTGCTCGACGCGACGCGTGCGCCCGAGGGCAAGGCGGTGCTGTGGGCGTACATCCACGTACCGAACGGATCGGAGCTCGACCCGACCGAGCTCATCACCGCACAGGTGGATCGCTTCGCGCCCGGCTTCCGCGACCGCATCCTCGCCCACCACGCCGTCCCCGCGTCGTCGCGAGAGGCGATCAACCCGGCCGAGATCGGCGGCGACATCTCCGGCGGCGTGTTCGACATCCGTCAGGCGCTCCGTCGTCCTGTCCTTTCGCCGTCGCCCTGGCGCACGCCGATGCGCGGGGTCTATCTCGCCTCGGCCTCGACCCCGCCCGGGCCCGCGGTCAACGGCATGGCGGGATGGCACGCGGCCCGCACGGCTCTGCGCGATGCGGGTCGACCCGCCGAGCTCGACGACCTGTTCGGCTGA